Proteins encoded within one genomic window of Ovis aries strain OAR_USU_Benz2616 breed Rambouillet chromosome 1, ARS-UI_Ramb_v3.0, whole genome shotgun sequence:
- the CLCN2 gene encoding chloride channel protein 2 isoform X1: MAAAAAGAAAAEEGMEPRALQYEQTLMYGRYTQDLGAFAKEEAARIRLGGPEPWRGPPSPRAPPELLEYGQSRCARCRICTVHCHKFLVSRVGEDWIFLVLLGLLMALVSWAMDYAIAACLQAQQWMSRGLNTNLLLQYLAWVTYPVVLITFSAGFTQILAPQAVGSGIPEMKTILRGVVLKEYLTLKTFVAKVIGLTCALGSGMPLGKEGPFVHIASMCAALLSKFLSLFGGIYENESRNTEMLAAACAVGVGCCFAAPIGGVLFSIEVTSTFFAVRNYWRGFFAATFSAFIFRVLAVWNRDEETITALFKTRFRLDFPFDLQELPAFAVIGIASGFGGALFVYLNRKIVQVMRKQKTINRFLMKKRLLFPALVTLLISTLTFPPGFGQFMAGQLSQKETLVTLFDNRTWVRQGLMEELEPPGTSQAWNPPRANVFLTLVIFILMKFWMSALATTIPVPCGAFMPVFVIGAAFGRLVGESMAAWFPDGIHTDSSTYRIVPGGYAVVGAAALAGAVTHTVSTAVIVFELTGQIAHILPVMIAVILANAVAQSLQPSLYDSIIRIKKLPYLPELGWGRHQQYRVRVEDIMVRDVPHVALSCTFRDLRLALHRTKGRMLALVESPESMILLGSIERSQVVALLGAQLSPARRRRYMQERRAAQTSSPSDQESPPSPETSVRFQVNTEDQGFPAARGETHKPLKPALKRSPSNTVNVKESPTGNVEQAGIALRSLFCGSPPAEPASELEKSGKCDKRKLKRVRISLASDSDLEGEMTPEEILEWEEQQLDEPVNFSDCKIDPAPFQLVERTSLHKTHTIFSLLGVDHAYVTSIGRLIGIVTLKELRKAIEGSVTAQGVKVRPPLASFRDSATSSSDTETTEVHALWGPRSRHGLPREGSPSDSDDKCQ; the protein is encoded by the exons TCTGTACCGTACACTGCCATAAGTTCCTAGTGTCCAGGGTTGGTGAAGACTGGATCTTCCTAGTCCTTCTGGGGCTCCTCATGGCCCTGGTCAGCTGGGCCATGGACTACGCCATCGCTGCCTGTCTGCAGG CTCAGCAGTGGATGTCCCGGGGCTTGAACACTAACCTGTTACTCCAGTATCTGGCCTGGGTCACCTACCCCGTCGTCCTCATCACTTTCTCTGCTGGATTCACACAGATCCTGGCTCCTCAGGCTGTTG GGTCTGGCATCCCGGAGATGAAGACCATCTTGCGAGGAGTGGTGCTGAAGGAATACCTCACCCTCAAGACCTTCGTAGCTAAGGTCATCGGGCTGACTTGTGCCCTCGGCAGTGGGATGCCCCTTGGCAAAGAG GGCCCTTTTGTGCATATCGCAAGCATGTGTGCCGCCCTTCTCAGCAAGTTCCTCTCGCTGTTTGGGGGCATCTACGAG AATGAATCCCGGAACACAGAGATGCTGGCCGCCGCCTGTGCCGTGGGGGTGGGCTGCTGCTTTGCGGCTCCCATTGGAG GTGTGCTGTTCAGCATCGAGGTCACCTCCACCTTCTTTGCGGTGCGCAACTACTGGCGGGGCTTCTTTGCTGCCACCTTCAGCGCCTTCATCTTCCGGGTCTTGGCTGTCTGGAACCGAGATGAAG AGACCATCACGGCTCTGTTCAAAACCCGGTTCCGGCTTGACTTCCCCTTCGACCTCCAGGAGCTGCCAGCCTTTGCTGTTATTGG tatCGCCAGTGGCTTCGGGGGAGCACTCTTTGTCTACCTGAACCGGAAGATTGTCCAGGTGATGAGGAAGCAGAAGACCATCAACCGTTTCCTCATGAAGAA ACGCCTGCTTTTCCCGGCCCTGGTGACTCTACTCATCTCTACTCTGACCTTCCCCCCTGGCTTTGGACAGTTCATGGCCGGACAG CTCTCACAGAAAGAGACACTGGTCACCCTGTTTGACAACCGGACATGGGTCCGCCAGGGTCTGATGGAGGAACTAGAGCCACCTGGAACCTCACAGGCCTGGAACCCACCACGGGCCAACGTCTTCCTCACCCTGGTCATCTTCATTCTCATGAAG TTCTGGATGTCTGCACTGGCCACCACCATCCCAGTGCCCTGTGGGGCCTTCATGCCGGTGTTTGTCATTG GAGCAGCATTTGGGCGTCTGGTGGGCGAAAGCATGGCTGCTTGGTTCCCTGACGGCATTCACACAGACAGCAGCACTTACAGGATTGTTCCTGGAGGCTATGCAGTGGTGG GGGCGGCTGCGCTGGCAGGAGCAGTGACGCACACTGTGTCCACGGCCGTGATCGTGTTCGAGCTCACAGGCCAGATCGCCCACATCCTGCCTGTTATGATCGCCGTCATTCTGGCCAATGCCGTTGCCCAGAGCCTACAGCCCTCACTCTATGACAGCATCATCCGAATCAAGAAGCTGCCTTACCTGCCTGAGCTGGGCTGGGGCCGCCACCA GCAGTACCGGGTGCGAGTGGAGGACATCATGGTGCGGGACGTTCCCCACGTGGCACTCAGCTGCACCTTCCGGGACCTGCGGCTGGCACTGCACAGGACAAAGGGCCGCATGCTGGCCCTAGTAGAGTCCCCTG AGTCCATGATCCTCCTGGGGTCCATCGAGCGCTCACAAGTGGTGGCATTGCTGGGGGCACAGCTGAGCCCAGCCCGCCGGCGGCGGTACATGCAAGAGCGTCGAGCTGCCCAGACCTCTTCACCCTCCGATCAGGAGAGTCCCCCCAGCCCTGAGACCTCCGTCCGCTTCCAG GTGAACACAGAGGACCAGGGCTTCCCTGCAGCCCGGGGTGAGACTCACAAGCCCCTGAAGCCCGCTCTCAAGAGGAGCCCCAGCAACACCGTGAATGTCAAGGAGAGTCCTACAG GGAACGTGGAGCAGGCTGGCATCGCCCTCAGAAGCCTCTTCTGTGGCAGTCCACCCGCCGAGCCCGCCTCAGAG TTGGAGAAGTCGGGGAAATGTGACAAGCGCAAGCTGAAGCGGGTCCGAATTTCCTTGGCG AGCGACTCAGATCTGGAAGGCGAGATGACCCCTGAGGAG ATTCTGGAGTGGGAAGAGCAGCAACTAGATGAACCTGTCAATTTCAGTGACTGCAAAATTGACCCTGCACCCTTCCAGCTGGTGGAGCGGACCTCTTTGCACAAG ACTCATACCATCTTCTCACTGCTGGGAGTAGACCATGCGTATGTCACCAGTATTGGCAGACTCATTGGAATTGTCACCCTGAAGGAG CTCCGGAAGGCTATTGAGGGCTCTGTCACAGCACAGGGTGTGAAAGTCCGGCCGCCCCTCGCCAGCTTCCGTGACAGTGCCACCAGCAGCAGTGACACCGAGACCACCGAGGTGCATGCACTCTGGGGGCCTCGCTCCCGCCACGGCCTCCCCCGGGAGGGCAGCCCTTCTGACAGCGATGACAAGTGCCAGTGA
- the CLCN2 gene encoding chloride channel protein 2 isoform X2 — MAAAAAGAAAAEEGMEPRALQYEQTLMYGRYTQDLGAFAKEEAARIRLGGPEPWRGPPSPRAPPELLEYGQSRCARCRTQQWMSRGLNTNLLLQYLAWVTYPVVLITFSAGFTQILAPQAVGSGIPEMKTILRGVVLKEYLTLKTFVAKVIGLTCALGSGMPLGKEGPFVHIASMCAALLSKFLSLFGGIYENESRNTEMLAAACAVGVGCCFAAPIGGVLFSIEVTSTFFAVRNYWRGFFAATFSAFIFRVLAVWNRDEETITALFKTRFRLDFPFDLQELPAFAVIGIASGFGGALFVYLNRKIVQVMRKQKTINRFLMKKRLLFPALVTLLISTLTFPPGFGQFMAGQLSQKETLVTLFDNRTWVRQGLMEELEPPGTSQAWNPPRANVFLTLVIFILMKFWMSALATTIPVPCGAFMPVFVIGAAFGRLVGESMAAWFPDGIHTDSSTYRIVPGGYAVVGAAALAGAVTHTVSTAVIVFELTGQIAHILPVMIAVILANAVAQSLQPSLYDSIIRIKKLPYLPELGWGRHQQYRVRVEDIMVRDVPHVALSCTFRDLRLALHRTKGRMLALVESPESMILLGSIERSQVVALLGAQLSPARRRRYMQERRAAQTSSPSDQESPPSPETSVRFQVNTEDQGFPAARGETHKPLKPALKRSPSNTVNVKESPTGNVEQAGIALRSLFCGSPPAEPASELEKSGKCDKRKLKRVRISLASDSDLEGEMTPEEILEWEEQQLDEPVNFSDCKIDPAPFQLVERTSLHKTHTIFSLLGVDHAYVTSIGRLIGIVTLKELRKAIEGSVTAQGVKVRPPLASFRDSATSSSDTETTEVHALWGPRSRHGLPREGSPSDSDDKCQ; from the exons CTCAGCAGTGGATGTCCCGGGGCTTGAACACTAACCTGTTACTCCAGTATCTGGCCTGGGTCACCTACCCCGTCGTCCTCATCACTTTCTCTGCTGGATTCACACAGATCCTGGCTCCTCAGGCTGTTG GGTCTGGCATCCCGGAGATGAAGACCATCTTGCGAGGAGTGGTGCTGAAGGAATACCTCACCCTCAAGACCTTCGTAGCTAAGGTCATCGGGCTGACTTGTGCCCTCGGCAGTGGGATGCCCCTTGGCAAAGAG GGCCCTTTTGTGCATATCGCAAGCATGTGTGCCGCCCTTCTCAGCAAGTTCCTCTCGCTGTTTGGGGGCATCTACGAG AATGAATCCCGGAACACAGAGATGCTGGCCGCCGCCTGTGCCGTGGGGGTGGGCTGCTGCTTTGCGGCTCCCATTGGAG GTGTGCTGTTCAGCATCGAGGTCACCTCCACCTTCTTTGCGGTGCGCAACTACTGGCGGGGCTTCTTTGCTGCCACCTTCAGCGCCTTCATCTTCCGGGTCTTGGCTGTCTGGAACCGAGATGAAG AGACCATCACGGCTCTGTTCAAAACCCGGTTCCGGCTTGACTTCCCCTTCGACCTCCAGGAGCTGCCAGCCTTTGCTGTTATTGG tatCGCCAGTGGCTTCGGGGGAGCACTCTTTGTCTACCTGAACCGGAAGATTGTCCAGGTGATGAGGAAGCAGAAGACCATCAACCGTTTCCTCATGAAGAA ACGCCTGCTTTTCCCGGCCCTGGTGACTCTACTCATCTCTACTCTGACCTTCCCCCCTGGCTTTGGACAGTTCATGGCCGGACAG CTCTCACAGAAAGAGACACTGGTCACCCTGTTTGACAACCGGACATGGGTCCGCCAGGGTCTGATGGAGGAACTAGAGCCACCTGGAACCTCACAGGCCTGGAACCCACCACGGGCCAACGTCTTCCTCACCCTGGTCATCTTCATTCTCATGAAG TTCTGGATGTCTGCACTGGCCACCACCATCCCAGTGCCCTGTGGGGCCTTCATGCCGGTGTTTGTCATTG GAGCAGCATTTGGGCGTCTGGTGGGCGAAAGCATGGCTGCTTGGTTCCCTGACGGCATTCACACAGACAGCAGCACTTACAGGATTGTTCCTGGAGGCTATGCAGTGGTGG GGGCGGCTGCGCTGGCAGGAGCAGTGACGCACACTGTGTCCACGGCCGTGATCGTGTTCGAGCTCACAGGCCAGATCGCCCACATCCTGCCTGTTATGATCGCCGTCATTCTGGCCAATGCCGTTGCCCAGAGCCTACAGCCCTCACTCTATGACAGCATCATCCGAATCAAGAAGCTGCCTTACCTGCCTGAGCTGGGCTGGGGCCGCCACCA GCAGTACCGGGTGCGAGTGGAGGACATCATGGTGCGGGACGTTCCCCACGTGGCACTCAGCTGCACCTTCCGGGACCTGCGGCTGGCACTGCACAGGACAAAGGGCCGCATGCTGGCCCTAGTAGAGTCCCCTG AGTCCATGATCCTCCTGGGGTCCATCGAGCGCTCACAAGTGGTGGCATTGCTGGGGGCACAGCTGAGCCCAGCCCGCCGGCGGCGGTACATGCAAGAGCGTCGAGCTGCCCAGACCTCTTCACCCTCCGATCAGGAGAGTCCCCCCAGCCCTGAGACCTCCGTCCGCTTCCAG GTGAACACAGAGGACCAGGGCTTCCCTGCAGCCCGGGGTGAGACTCACAAGCCCCTGAAGCCCGCTCTCAAGAGGAGCCCCAGCAACACCGTGAATGTCAAGGAGAGTCCTACAG GGAACGTGGAGCAGGCTGGCATCGCCCTCAGAAGCCTCTTCTGTGGCAGTCCACCCGCCGAGCCCGCCTCAGAG TTGGAGAAGTCGGGGAAATGTGACAAGCGCAAGCTGAAGCGGGTCCGAATTTCCTTGGCG AGCGACTCAGATCTGGAAGGCGAGATGACCCCTGAGGAG ATTCTGGAGTGGGAAGAGCAGCAACTAGATGAACCTGTCAATTTCAGTGACTGCAAAATTGACCCTGCACCCTTCCAGCTGGTGGAGCGGACCTCTTTGCACAAG ACTCATACCATCTTCTCACTGCTGGGAGTAGACCATGCGTATGTCACCAGTATTGGCAGACTCATTGGAATTGTCACCCTGAAGGAG CTCCGGAAGGCTATTGAGGGCTCTGTCACAGCACAGGGTGTGAAAGTCCGGCCGCCCCTCGCCAGCTTCCGTGACAGTGCCACCAGCAGCAGTGACACCGAGACCACCGAGGTGCATGCACTCTGGGGGCCTCGCTCCCGCCACGGCCTCCCCCGGGAGGGCAGCCCTTCTGACAGCGATGACAAGTGCCAGTGA
- the CLCN2 gene encoding chloride channel protein 2 isoform X3, giving the protein MKTILRGVVLKEYLTLKTFVAKVIGLTCALGSGMPLGKEGPFVHIASMCAALLSKFLSLFGGIYENESRNTEMLAAACAVGVGCCFAAPIGGVLFSIEVTSTFFAVRNYWRGFFAATFSAFIFRVLAVWNRDEETITALFKTRFRLDFPFDLQELPAFAVIGIASGFGGALFVYLNRKIVQVMRKQKTINRFLMKKRLLFPALVTLLISTLTFPPGFGQFMAGQLSQKETLVTLFDNRTWVRQGLMEELEPPGTSQAWNPPRANVFLTLVIFILMKFWMSALATTIPVPCGAFMPVFVIGAAFGRLVGESMAAWFPDGIHTDSSTYRIVPGGYAVVGAAALAGAVTHTVSTAVIVFELTGQIAHILPVMIAVILANAVAQSLQPSLYDSIIRIKKLPYLPELGWGRHQQYRVRVEDIMVRDVPHVALSCTFRDLRLALHRTKGRMLALVESPESMILLGSIERSQVVALLGAQLSPARRRRYMQERRAAQTSSPSDQESPPSPETSVRFQVNTEDQGFPAARGETHKPLKPALKRSPSNTVNVKESPTGNVEQAGIALRSLFCGSPPAEPASELEKSGKCDKRKLKRVRISLASDSDLEGEMTPEEILEWEEQQLDEPVNFSDCKIDPAPFQLVERTSLHKTHTIFSLLGVDHAYVTSIGRLIGIVTLKELRKAIEGSVTAQGVKVRPPLASFRDSATSSSDTETTEVHALWGPRSRHGLPREGSPSDSDDKCQ; this is encoded by the exons ATGAAGACCATCTTGCGAGGAGTGGTGCTGAAGGAATACCTCACCCTCAAGACCTTCGTAGCTAAGGTCATCGGGCTGACTTGTGCCCTCGGCAGTGGGATGCCCCTTGGCAAAGAG GGCCCTTTTGTGCATATCGCAAGCATGTGTGCCGCCCTTCTCAGCAAGTTCCTCTCGCTGTTTGGGGGCATCTACGAG AATGAATCCCGGAACACAGAGATGCTGGCCGCCGCCTGTGCCGTGGGGGTGGGCTGCTGCTTTGCGGCTCCCATTGGAG GTGTGCTGTTCAGCATCGAGGTCACCTCCACCTTCTTTGCGGTGCGCAACTACTGGCGGGGCTTCTTTGCTGCCACCTTCAGCGCCTTCATCTTCCGGGTCTTGGCTGTCTGGAACCGAGATGAAG AGACCATCACGGCTCTGTTCAAAACCCGGTTCCGGCTTGACTTCCCCTTCGACCTCCAGGAGCTGCCAGCCTTTGCTGTTATTGG tatCGCCAGTGGCTTCGGGGGAGCACTCTTTGTCTACCTGAACCGGAAGATTGTCCAGGTGATGAGGAAGCAGAAGACCATCAACCGTTTCCTCATGAAGAA ACGCCTGCTTTTCCCGGCCCTGGTGACTCTACTCATCTCTACTCTGACCTTCCCCCCTGGCTTTGGACAGTTCATGGCCGGACAG CTCTCACAGAAAGAGACACTGGTCACCCTGTTTGACAACCGGACATGGGTCCGCCAGGGTCTGATGGAGGAACTAGAGCCACCTGGAACCTCACAGGCCTGGAACCCACCACGGGCCAACGTCTTCCTCACCCTGGTCATCTTCATTCTCATGAAG TTCTGGATGTCTGCACTGGCCACCACCATCCCAGTGCCCTGTGGGGCCTTCATGCCGGTGTTTGTCATTG GAGCAGCATTTGGGCGTCTGGTGGGCGAAAGCATGGCTGCTTGGTTCCCTGACGGCATTCACACAGACAGCAGCACTTACAGGATTGTTCCTGGAGGCTATGCAGTGGTGG GGGCGGCTGCGCTGGCAGGAGCAGTGACGCACACTGTGTCCACGGCCGTGATCGTGTTCGAGCTCACAGGCCAGATCGCCCACATCCTGCCTGTTATGATCGCCGTCATTCTGGCCAATGCCGTTGCCCAGAGCCTACAGCCCTCACTCTATGACAGCATCATCCGAATCAAGAAGCTGCCTTACCTGCCTGAGCTGGGCTGGGGCCGCCACCA GCAGTACCGGGTGCGAGTGGAGGACATCATGGTGCGGGACGTTCCCCACGTGGCACTCAGCTGCACCTTCCGGGACCTGCGGCTGGCACTGCACAGGACAAAGGGCCGCATGCTGGCCCTAGTAGAGTCCCCTG AGTCCATGATCCTCCTGGGGTCCATCGAGCGCTCACAAGTGGTGGCATTGCTGGGGGCACAGCTGAGCCCAGCCCGCCGGCGGCGGTACATGCAAGAGCGTCGAGCTGCCCAGACCTCTTCACCCTCCGATCAGGAGAGTCCCCCCAGCCCTGAGACCTCCGTCCGCTTCCAG GTGAACACAGAGGACCAGGGCTTCCCTGCAGCCCGGGGTGAGACTCACAAGCCCCTGAAGCCCGCTCTCAAGAGGAGCCCCAGCAACACCGTGAATGTCAAGGAGAGTCCTACAG GGAACGTGGAGCAGGCTGGCATCGCCCTCAGAAGCCTCTTCTGTGGCAGTCCACCCGCCGAGCCCGCCTCAGAG TTGGAGAAGTCGGGGAAATGTGACAAGCGCAAGCTGAAGCGGGTCCGAATTTCCTTGGCG AGCGACTCAGATCTGGAAGGCGAGATGACCCCTGAGGAG ATTCTGGAGTGGGAAGAGCAGCAACTAGATGAACCTGTCAATTTCAGTGACTGCAAAATTGACCCTGCACCCTTCCAGCTGGTGGAGCGGACCTCTTTGCACAAG ACTCATACCATCTTCTCACTGCTGGGAGTAGACCATGCGTATGTCACCAGTATTGGCAGACTCATTGGAATTGTCACCCTGAAGGAG CTCCGGAAGGCTATTGAGGGCTCTGTCACAGCACAGGGTGTGAAAGTCCGGCCGCCCCTCGCCAGCTTCCGTGACAGTGCCACCAGCAGCAGTGACACCGAGACCACCGAGGTGCATGCACTCTGGGGGCCTCGCTCCCGCCACGGCCTCCCCCGGGAGGGCAGCCCTTCTGACAGCGATGACAAGTGCCAGTGA
- the FAM131A gene encoding protein FAM131A isoform X3 — protein sequence MLPKSRRALTIQEIAALARSSLHGISQVVKDHVTKPTAMAQGRVAHLIEWKGWSKPSDSPAALESAFSSYSDLSEGEQEARFAAGVAEQFAIAEAKLRAWSSVDGEDSTDESYDEDFAGGTDSDLAGQLPLGPHLQDLFTGHRFSRPVRQGSVEPESDCSQTVSPETLCSSLCSLEDGLLGSPARLASQLLGDELLLAKLPPSRESAFRSLGPLEAQDSLYSSPLTESCLSPAEEEPAPCKDCQPLCLPPVSSWERQRQASDVASSGVVSLDEDEVEPEEQ from the exons ATGCTGCCCAAGTCCCGGAGAGCCCTAACTATCCAGGAGATTGCTGCGCTGGCCAGATCCTCGCTGCATG GtatttcccaggtggtgaaggACCACGTGACAAAGcccactgccatggcccagggcCGAGTGGCTCACCTCATTGAGTGGAAGGGTTGGAGCAAGCCAAGTGACTCTCCTGCTGCCCTGGAATCAGCCTTTTCCTCCTATTCAGACCTCAGTGAGGGTGAACAGGAGGCTCGCTTTGCAGCAG GAGTGGCTGAGCAATTCGCCATTGCAGAAGCCAAGCTCCGGGCATGGTCTTCGGTGGACGGTGAGGACTCCACTGATGAATCCTATGACGAAGACTTTGCTGGGGGAACTGACTCAG ACCTGGCTGGGCAGCTGCCCCTGGGGCCCCACCTCCAGGACCTCTTCACTGGCCACAGATTCTCCCGGCCTGTGCGCCAGGGCTCCGTGGAACCTGAGAGCGACTGCTCGCAGACCGTGTCCCCAGAGACCCTGTGCTCTAGTCTGTGCAGCCTGGAGGACGGGTTGCTGGGCTCCCCAGCCCGCCTGGCTTCCCAGCTGCTGGGCGATGAGCTGCTCCTCGCCAAACTGCCCCCCAGCCGGGAAAGTGCCTTCCGCAGCCTGGGCCCACTGGAGGCCCAGGACTCCCTCTACAGCTCGCCCCTCACAGAGTCCTGCCTTTCTCCCGCTGAGGAGGAGCCAGCCCCCTGCAAGGACTGCCAGCCACTCTGCCTGCCACCAGTGAGCAGCTGGGAACGGCAGCGGCAAGCCTCTGATGTAGCTTCTTCTGGGGTGGTGTCCTTAGACGAGGATGAGGTGGAGCCGGAGGAACAGTGA
- the FAM131A gene encoding protein FAM131A isoform X2: MGCIGSRSPASQVASDPAWAVEWIELPRGLSLSSLGSARTLRGWSRSSRPSSVDSQDLPEVNVGDTIAMLPKSRRALTIQEIAALARSSLHGISQVVKDHVTKPTAMAQGRVAHLIEWKGWSKPSDSPAALESAFSSYSDLSEGEQEARFAAGVAEQFAIAEAKLRAWSSVDGEDSTDESYDEDFAGGTDSDLAGQLPLGPHLQDLFTGHRFSRPVRQGSVEPESDCSQTVSPETLCSSLCSLEDGLLGSPARLASQLLGDELLLAKLPPSRESAFRSLGPLEAQDSLYSSPLTESCLSPAEEEPAPCKDCQPLCLPPVSSWERQRQASDVASSGVVSLDEDEVEPEEQ, translated from the exons ATGGGCTGTATCGGCTCCCGGAGCCCGGCGAGTCAGG TGGCCTCGGACCCCGCGTGGGCTGTGGAGTGGATCGAACTTCCTCGAGgcctctctctgtcttccttggGATCTGCTCGGACTCTCCGAGGCTGGAGCCGGTCCTCCCGCCCTTCCTCAGTGGACAGCCAGGACTTGCCAGAG GTGAATGTTGGAGATACAATCGCAATGCTGCCCAAGTCCCGGAGAGCCCTAACTATCCAGGAGATTGCTGCGCTGGCCAGATCCTCGCTGCATG GtatttcccaggtggtgaaggACCACGTGACAAAGcccactgccatggcccagggcCGAGTGGCTCACCTCATTGAGTGGAAGGGTTGGAGCAAGCCAAGTGACTCTCCTGCTGCCCTGGAATCAGCCTTTTCCTCCTATTCAGACCTCAGTGAGGGTGAACAGGAGGCTCGCTTTGCAGCAG GAGTGGCTGAGCAATTCGCCATTGCAGAAGCCAAGCTCCGGGCATGGTCTTCGGTGGACGGTGAGGACTCCACTGATGAATCCTATGACGAAGACTTTGCTGGGGGAACTGACTCAG ACCTGGCTGGGCAGCTGCCCCTGGGGCCCCACCTCCAGGACCTCTTCACTGGCCACAGATTCTCCCGGCCTGTGCGCCAGGGCTCCGTGGAACCTGAGAGCGACTGCTCGCAGACCGTGTCCCCAGAGACCCTGTGCTCTAGTCTGTGCAGCCTGGAGGACGGGTTGCTGGGCTCCCCAGCCCGCCTGGCTTCCCAGCTGCTGGGCGATGAGCTGCTCCTCGCCAAACTGCCCCCCAGCCGGGAAAGTGCCTTCCGCAGCCTGGGCCCACTGGAGGCCCAGGACTCCCTCTACAGCTCGCCCCTCACAGAGTCCTGCCTTTCTCCCGCTGAGGAGGAGCCAGCCCCCTGCAAGGACTGCCAGCCACTCTGCCTGCCACCAGTGAGCAGCTGGGAACGGCAGCGGCAAGCCTCTGATGTAGCTTCTTCTGGGGTGGTGTCCTTAGACGAGGATGAGGTGGAGCCGGAGGAACAGTGA
- the FAM131A gene encoding protein FAM131A isoform X1 produces the protein MPMISVLGKMFLWQREGPGGRWTCQTSRRVASDPAWAVEWIELPRGLSLSSLGSARTLRGWSRSSRPSSVDSQDLPEVNVGDTIAMLPKSRRALTIQEIAALARSSLHGISQVVKDHVTKPTAMAQGRVAHLIEWKGWSKPSDSPAALESAFSSYSDLSEGEQEARFAAGVAEQFAIAEAKLRAWSSVDGEDSTDESYDEDFAGGTDSDLAGQLPLGPHLQDLFTGHRFSRPVRQGSVEPESDCSQTVSPETLCSSLCSLEDGLLGSPARLASQLLGDELLLAKLPPSRESAFRSLGPLEAQDSLYSSPLTESCLSPAEEEPAPCKDCQPLCLPPVSSWERQRQASDVASSGVVSLDEDEVEPEEQ, from the exons ATGCCTATGATTTCTGTGCTGGGCAAAATGTTTCTGTGGCAGCGTGAAGGGCCCGGAGGACGATGGACTTGTCAGACAAGTCGAAGAG TGGCCTCGGACCCCGCGTGGGCTGTGGAGTGGATCGAACTTCCTCGAGgcctctctctgtcttccttggGATCTGCTCGGACTCTCCGAGGCTGGAGCCGGTCCTCCCGCCCTTCCTCAGTGGACAGCCAGGACTTGCCAGAG GTGAATGTTGGAGATACAATCGCAATGCTGCCCAAGTCCCGGAGAGCCCTAACTATCCAGGAGATTGCTGCGCTGGCCAGATCCTCGCTGCATG GtatttcccaggtggtgaaggACCACGTGACAAAGcccactgccatggcccagggcCGAGTGGCTCACCTCATTGAGTGGAAGGGTTGGAGCAAGCCAAGTGACTCTCCTGCTGCCCTGGAATCAGCCTTTTCCTCCTATTCAGACCTCAGTGAGGGTGAACAGGAGGCTCGCTTTGCAGCAG GAGTGGCTGAGCAATTCGCCATTGCAGAAGCCAAGCTCCGGGCATGGTCTTCGGTGGACGGTGAGGACTCCACTGATGAATCCTATGACGAAGACTTTGCTGGGGGAACTGACTCAG ACCTGGCTGGGCAGCTGCCCCTGGGGCCCCACCTCCAGGACCTCTTCACTGGCCACAGATTCTCCCGGCCTGTGCGCCAGGGCTCCGTGGAACCTGAGAGCGACTGCTCGCAGACCGTGTCCCCAGAGACCCTGTGCTCTAGTCTGTGCAGCCTGGAGGACGGGTTGCTGGGCTCCCCAGCCCGCCTGGCTTCCCAGCTGCTGGGCGATGAGCTGCTCCTCGCCAAACTGCCCCCCAGCCGGGAAAGTGCCTTCCGCAGCCTGGGCCCACTGGAGGCCCAGGACTCCCTCTACAGCTCGCCCCTCACAGAGTCCTGCCTTTCTCCCGCTGAGGAGGAGCCAGCCCCCTGCAAGGACTGCCAGCCACTCTGCCTGCCACCAGTGAGCAGCTGGGAACGGCAGCGGCAAGCCTCTGATGTAGCTTCTTCTGGGGTGGTGTCCTTAGACGAGGATGAGGTGGAGCCGGAGGAACAGTGA